The Myxococcus virescens genomic interval GGCGCACAGCGCCTTCGTCGGGTACTCGCAGCCAGGCTGGTGCGGGTTGAGTACCGCCACCGCGGGCGGCAGCGTGGGCGGCACGGTGTGGTGGTCCACCACCAGCACGTCCAGGCCCAGTTCCTTGGCGCGGGTGATTTCCGCCACCGAGGTGATGCCGCAGTCCAGCGTCACCAGCACCCGCGTGCCCTCCGCGGCGATGCGCTCCACCGCGCCGACGTTGAGGCCGTAGCCTTCGTCCAGCCGGTGGGGGATGTACGTCGCGGGCGGCGCGCCCAGTTCCTTCATGAAGAGGTACAGCAGCGACGTGGAGCAGACGCCGTCCACGTCGTAGTCACCGTAGAGCGTCACCTTCTCCCGCGAACGAATCGCCCGGATGATGCGGTCCACGGCCCCCGGCATCCCCTTCATGCGGAACGGGTCCGGCAGGTCCGCCAACCGGTCCGACAGGAACGCCGACGCGGACTCCGGGGTGCGGTAGCCACGGTGCAGGAGCACCTTCGCCGCGAGCGGGTGCAGTGACAACTCCCCCGCCAGGGACGCCACTTCCTGCTCGACCACATCTGGAAGCAACCACCGCACGCTCGACACTCCTCCTCGCCTTCTCCGAGGGGAGTTGGCGGGATGAATTGGCTACGAAAGCGACAGTACCTCAGACGTCTGACCAGGACAGTCCAACCTTGAGCCCGACACTTCCCCTCCTGCACAGGTGTTCAGACAGGCGCACGCATGGTGGCCCGCTGGTTCACGCACGGTCGGTCGCCGGTGAGCAGGTTCAAACGCACACCCGAAAACAGTGAGGTCGAGCATGCATCCAAGAGGTATCCGGGCCGCCACGCTGGCCCTGGCATTCGCCACGCTGGGCACCGCGGGTTCGGCGGCCGCGCAGGAGCGGCGCGACGGCAAACGCGGTGACCTGAATGTGTTCCTCCGCGGTGGCGTGGGCGACTACACCGGAGGCCTGGGCGACCTGACGAGCACGGGCCCGGCCTGGGGCGTGACGCTCAACATCCAGCCCACGACCTTCCTCGGCTTCGAAGTGGGCTACGAGGGCTCACGCAACGGCCTCACCGACAGCCGCCTGCTGGAGCAGCCCTCGCTCGTCCGGCAGGGCGGCAGCGCGCTGGTGAAGGTGTCACCGCCCTTCCTCACCACCGTCCGGCCCTTCGTCGGCGCGGGCCTGGGCGTCTCGCACATGAATGTCCACGGCCCGGTGGAGGGCCTCTACCAGTCGGACACGATGCCGGAGGTCCCCCTGGCCGCGGGCGTGGAGTTCAACCGCGGCGCGCTCACGGCGGGCCTCCGGACCACGTACCGCGTCCTCCTCAACGAAGGCTGGGCGGACGGCGCCGTGGAGGACGCCAACGGCGGCCTGCTGGACGCCTCGCTCACGCTGGGCGCGCGCTTCTGACAGGCCCCCCCCTGAAACACCCAGGGCCCTGCTTCCCGTGAAGGAAGAGGGCCCTGTCGGTGTCCATCGCACGAGGCCTTCCTCAACGGAAGGAAGGCCTCGGGTGCGGGTGGCTCACGCCGCGTTCGGCTGCTGGTGGTCCACGTTGCCGCTGGCGCGCAGACGGGCTTCCTTCGCCGCGGCGCGCTCGTCCAGCCAGATGGTCAGCGGGCTGGCGATGTAGATGGTCGAGTACACACCGACCACGATGCCGACCAGCATCGCCATGGCGAAGTCGAAGATTTCGCCCACGCCGAAGATGAGCAGACCGATGAGCGACAGCGCCGTGGTGCCGGACGTGAGGATGGTGCGGCCCAGCGTGTCGTTGATGGCGATGTTGATGACCTCCGCGAAGGGCTTGCCCTTGAACTTGGCCATGTCCTCGCGGATGCGGTCGTAGATGACGATGGTGTCGTTGACGGAGTAGCCGACCACCGTCAGCAGCGCCGCGATGGCCGTCAGGTTGAACTCGCGCCGGCTCACCAGGTAGTAGCCCGCCACCATGATGACGTCGTGGACCATGGCCACGAGCGCGCCCGGACCGAACTTGAAGTCGAACCGGAACGCCACGTAGATGAGGATGGCGACCATCGAGTACAGCAGCGCCATGATGCCGCGGTTGCGCAGCTGCTTGCCCACCTGCGGACCGACGTAGTCCACGCGGCGCTGCTCGAAGTCCGGCTTCTCCAGTCCGGCGTTGAGCGCGGCGAACACGCGGTCCGCCATGCCGCTGGCCACCACCTGGTAGTCGTAGCCCGTGCCGCCCTGGGCCTCGCCCAGGTCACGCACTTCCTGCACGCCGATGCCCGCCGACTCCACCGCCTTCTTGACGGTGTCGGAGTCCATGGGCTGCGCCGCGCGGAAGCGGATGATGCCGTTGGGCAGGTCCGAGTAGACGTTGCGCACGCCCCCCAGCGCCTCCAGGGCCTCCTTGCCCTTGGCACCGCTCTCCTCGTTGAGCTGCGTGACGCCGCCCATGCGGAGCAGGAAGGTGTTCTCCTCCGCCGCGCCGATGTTCTGCACGCTGACGTCCGGCAGGCCGCCCTTGTCCGCGCGCTCACGGACCTCCTCGGCGGTGATGGGGTGGTCGAACTTCACCTCCACCACCGTGCCACCCGCGAAGTCCACGCCGAAGTTGAAGCCGAAGGCGGCGATGCCGACGATGATCGCCAGGTTCAGCACCGTGGAGAGAAACAGCGCGGGCTTGCGCTTGCTGATGAAGTCGATGTTCGTCTTGTTCTTGAAGATCTGCATGACGGTTCCCGGACTCCGGCCGGTCAGACGGAGACGACCTTCGCGTTACGACCGTGGACGAAGTAGGTCATGATGACTCGCGTCACCGTGATGGACGTGAACAGCGACGCCAGCAGGCCGATGATGAGCGTGGTGGCGAAGCCTCGCACCGGTCCGGTTCCCGTGAAGAACAGGATGAAGGCGGAGATGAGCGCCGTCACGTGCGAGTCGAAGATGGTCCAGAAGGCCCGGTCGTAGCCCTGGTCCACCGCCGCGCGGGCCGACTTGCCGTGCCCCAGCTCCTCGCGGATGCGCTCGTTGATGAGCACGTTGGCATCCACCGCCACACCCAGCGTCAGCACGAAGCCGGCGATGCCCGGCAGCGTCAGCGTGGCGTTGAAGAAGGCCAGTCCCGCCAGGATGAGCAGGCCGTTGAGCACCAGCGCGAGGTCCGCGATGAGGCCGGAGGCCTTGTAGTAGAGGGCCATGAAGAGGATGACCAGGCCCAGGCCCAGCACCGCCGCCAGGCCACCCTTCCGGATGAGCTCGTCACCCAGGCTGGCGCCCACCTGACGAATCTCGCCCACCGTCACAGGGGCGGGCAGCGCGCCGGCCTTGAGCACCAGCGCCAGCGTCTGGGCCTCGCCCAGCCACTCCTCGAAGGTGCGGCCACCCATGCGGCCCATGGTGATGCGGGCCGAACCGCCGCTGATCTTCTCGTTGATGTTCGGCGCCGTCTGGACGTTCTCGTCCAGCACGATGGCCATGCGGCGGCCCACACCCTGCTCGGTCAGCCGCTCGAACTCGCGCGCGCCCGCGGGGTCGAAGGAGATGTTCACCTCCGGCTCGTTGAGCTGGCTGATGTTCGCGTCCGCGCTCGCCAGGCTCTCGCCGGTCAGCGGCACGTTCTTGTCCAGCAGGTAGGAGCGGTACGAGGTGCACTCGTTCTTCTTCACCGGGTTGGCGATGCACTCGGTGAGCACCACCCGGTTCTCCGGCACCTTGTCCTTCGTGTACTCGGTGATGGCCTCACGCGTGGGGGCCTGGAGCTGCGGGAAGCCGCCCTCCGTCGTCAGCGTGATGTCGCTGCCAGCCGGCGGCGGGGTGGCCTGGAGCAGCTGCGCGAAGAACTGCGGGTTGGAGTCATCCACCATCCGGAACTCGAGCTGCGCGGTGGTCCCCACCAGCTCCTTCGCCTGCTCCGGGTTGCTGCGGCCCGGCAGCGAAATCTGGATGGAGTCGGCGCCCAGCTTGCGCACGTCCACTTCCGCCACGCCCCACTTGTCGATGCGGCGGCGGATGACGAGCATCGCCTGGTCCACCGCTTCCGTCCGGAAGACGTTGGCCTGGCTCTCGTCCTGCACCAGCGTCAGCGAGGCGCCGCTGCGGCTGACTTCCTTGAAGTCGGTGAAGGTGGCCAGGACCTCCTTCTGGATGGCGTCCATGGTCCCCGGGTCCTTCGCCGTCAGGGTGACCTCGAGCTTCTCCGGGTCCGTGTCCGCCGCCACCTCGCCCAGCTTCTTGTCATTGACGTAGTTGACAATCTGCTGCGCGCGGCGCTCGGTCCGCTTCTGGAGCGCCGTCTTGGTGTCCACCCGCATCACCATGTGGATGCCGCCCTGGAGGTCCAGCCCCAGGTTCAGGCGGTACTTCGCGGGAGGCGCCCAGCTGGGCATCCGCTCCTCGAGCACGGCCAGGTTGTTGCGCTGGTCCCGGTCGAGAACGACGAGCGAGTAATAGGTCGGGATGAGGAACCAGATGCTGCCCAGCGTCACCGCGACGATGAGTCCGAACTTCCACCACCAGCCGCGGTCCATCACTTCTCCTCCTTCTTCTCTCCGGCCGCCGTCGCGGGGGCCGCGGGCGTGCCTTCCGCCACCGCGCCCTTGGCGCTGATGGCCGTCTTGAGCACGCGGATGCGCACGCCGCTGGAGACCTCCAGCGTCACGGTGCGCTCATCCACGAGGTGGATCTTCCCGAGGATGCCCCCGGAAGTGACGACCTCATCACCCTTCTTCAGCGCGGAGAGGAGCGCACGGTGCTCCTTCAACTGCTTCTGCTGCGGGCGGATCATCACGAAGTACATGATGCCCACCAGGATGACCAGGAAGCCCAGGGTGCCCAGGGGATTGCCACCACCGGCCTGCGCCAGAATCAGAAAGCTCTCAGCCACACACTGCCTCGTCGGTTGAGGAAAGCTTGGGATGGAAGGCCCCCGATTTTGTTCGAGGAAACCATCCGAAAGGGGGCCCTCTTAGCAAGGGGGGCCCATGTGAGCAAGTGAACGCGGGAAGCCGGGCAATCCATCCGCCCGGTCAGCGACCGCGGGTCCGTTCGGCCTCCTGCGCCTTGGCACGGGCACGGAATTCCCGGGCAAAAGTGGCGAACCGGTCCTCTGCCACCGCGCGCCGGACTTCTGCCATCAGTCCCAGGAAGTAGTGGAGGTTGTGAATCGTGTTGAGCCGCATGGCCAACAGTTCCTGGGCGGCGAAGAGGTGCCGGAGATAGGCCCTGCTGAAATTGCGGCAGGTGTAGCAGGAGCACGCCGGATCCACCGGCCGGTTGTCCCTGGCGTAGGCCGCGTTCCGGATGACGACCTTGCCCTCCGAGGTGAAGAGCAGGCCGTTGCGCGCGCACCGGGTGGGCAGGACACAGTCGAACATGTCCACCCCGTGCTCCACGCAGGTGACCAGGTCCACGGGCGTGCCCACGCCCATCAGGTAGCGCGGCTTGTCGCGGGGCAGCAGGGGCGCGGAGTAGGCCACGCCGTCATGCATGGCCTCCGGAGCCTCGCCCACGGAGTAGCCGCCCAGCGCGTAGCCGGGCAGGTCCACCGCGCACACCTCCTCAGCGTGGCGCTTGCGCAAATCCTCGTGCAGGCCGCCCTGGACGATGCCGAAGAGCGACGAGCGCTCCCGGCTCCAGGCCTTCACGCACCGGTGCAGCCAGCGGGTGGTGCGGGCCAGCGACGCCTCCAGGTAGGCCCTGTTCTCGGTGGAGGGCGGGCACTCGTCGAAGGCCATGATGACGTCGGCGCCCAGCGTCTCCTGGATGTCGATGGAGCGCTCGGGCGTGAGGAAGTGGCGCGCGCCGTCCAGGTGCGACTGGAAGGCGGCGCCCTCCTCGGTGATTTTGCGCTTCTCGGACAGGCTGAACACCTGGAACCCGCCGCTGTCGGTGAGCATGGGCCGGTTCCACGACACGAAGCGGTGCAGGCCGCCCATCTCCCCCACCAGCGCTTCGCCGGGGCGCAGCATCAGGTGGTAGGTGTTGCCGAGGATGATCTGCGCGTCCAGCGTGAGCAGGTCGTCCGGCCCCACGCCCTTGACGCTGCCCACGGTGCCCACGGGCATGAAGATGGGTGTCTCCACGGGGCCATGCGGCGTGTGCAGACGTCCCCGGCGGGCCTTCGTTCCCGACGCGTCCTCGTGAAGGAGCTCGAAGCGGACCATCCCCGGCTCCACGCGGGTGTCGCCCTTGCCACCTGACTGCTTCGCTTCCTGCTGCTCGCCCATGGCGTTCACTCCGACACCAGCATGGCGTCGCCGTAACTGAAGAATCGGTAGCCCGCGCGGACCGCCTCCGCGTAGGCCTCCAGCGTGCGCTCCCGTCCGAGCAGCGCGCTCACCAGCACCACCAGCGTCGAACGCGGCAGGTGGAAGTTGGTGAGCAGCAGGTCCACCTGGCGGAAGGCGAACCCGGGACGGATGAAGAGGGTCGTCTCGCCGGGGCCCGCGCGCAGCCGCCCCGTCTCCGGGTCGGTGGCGGACTCCAGGGTGCGCACCACGGTGGTCCCCACCGCCACCACGCGCCGGCCTTCCGCGCGCGCCGCGTTGATGGCCTTCGCGGTGGCCTCCGGAACGGTGTAGCGCTCCGGGTGCATGTGGTGCTTGTCCAGGTCGTCCTCACGCACCGGCAGGAAGGTGCCCGGCCCCACGTCCAGCGTCACCAGCGCCCGGTGCACGCCACGCGCATCCAGGGCGGCCAGGGACTCCTGGGTGAAGTGCAGGCCCGCGGTGGGCGCGGCCACGGCGCCGGAGGCGCGCGCGTACACGGTCTGGTAACGCTCCGCGTCCGCGGCGTCCGGCTCCCGGGTGATGTAGGGCGGGAGCGGCAGGCGGCCCGCCGCGTCCAACAGCGCGGCCAGCGAGGCGCCCGGGGGCGCGTGGAACCGCACGCGGTACTCCCCTCCTCCCAGCGCCTCCTGGATTTCGGCCTCCAGGCCGCTGGCGAACGTCACGCGCTGCCCGGGCTTGAGCCCCTTGGAGGCCTGCCCCAGACAGACCCAGTCGAGCGACTCAGGGGCCGCCCTGAGCGCCGCCGAGGTCAGCGTATTCTGGGCGGCCGGGCGCACGACGAGCAGCTCCACGCGGCCACCGGTGCCGGCCTTCTGGCCCAGCAGGCGCGCGGGGATGACGCGGGCGTCGTTGAGGACGAGCAAGTCCCCGGGGCGCAGGAGCTCCTGGAGGTCGGCGAACCGGCGGTGAGACCAGGTGCCGCTGGAGCGGCTGATGGTCATCAAGCGCGACGCGTCCCGCTCGGCCAGGGGAGCCTGGGCGATCTGGGATTCGGGCAGCGCGAAGTCGTAATCAGAGAGACGGGACGACACGGGGGTGGCGCTTGTAGCAGCCCCCACGCCGTCGCGGAAAGCGCGCCGGACGCGAGAGGCGTCAGTAGAGCTGCTGCAGCTCGGCCCCGGGGTAGTAGTGGGAGAGGATCTCCCGGTACTCCCGGCCTTTGTCGGCGAGCGCCTTGGCGCCCCACTGACACAGGCCCGCCCCGTGGCCATAGCCGCGACCGGTGAACACGTAACCGCGCTCGGTGCGTTCCACCTCGAAGTCCAGGCTCTTGAGCCGGGTGTAGCCAAGCTTGCGGCGCAGCTCCACGCCGTCCATGGAGGCGCCGTCCGCCAGGGTGACGCGCGTCACCCGGCGCGTCCTCGTGCGGGCCGCCACCTTGAGCCCCTGGGCCGGGTGGCGGAGCGCCGCCTTGATGTCCGCGTCGGAGAGCGTCGCCGTCCAGCGGCTGGCGGGAAGCCTTCCGCAGGGGCAATCGACGGGCTGGAGGTACGGCAGGTCGCGCTGCAAGGCATCGAGCCCCGACTCCGTCCGGCCGCCACAGGAGGCATGGAAGTACGCCTCGATGGGCGCCAGCTCGTACGTGAGCACCTGTCCCCGCGTGGCCTCGACGGCGGCCTTGGTGCGAGGGTCCTCGCGGTTGACGCCGCCATAGACTTGATGGAGCACGCTGCTGCCCAGGTGGAACGCGTTGCTGTAGGCATCCAGCTTCTTCTGGAGCGCATACGTCCGGGCGGCCACCGCCTGGGCCTTGAGGGCCTCCGGGGGGAACGACACGGGCATCTCGCTGCCCAGCACGGCGGCGAGGTAGTCCTCCAAGGGAATGACGTTGATGAGCTGCAGCCCACTGCGGTGCAGGCGCACCACCACATCGCCGCGGACCTGCGCCGCGCCCGCCTTGAGCGGCTCTGTGCCAGGCGCGGCCGAGGCCTCCGACATGCCAGCGCGGAAGCGGACGGAGTCGCCCTCCACGGGCGTGCCATTGACCTCGATGCGGCTCCCCTTGCGGCGGACGTTCGCCTGTCCCGAGGCGATGGGGGCGAACGTGGCCTCCTCGCTGTCGGGACCCGAGGCCAGCCCCCGGCCGCTGATGCGCACCTCGCTGCCCGCGTCCTCGATGGCGATGCGCAGGGTCTCCACGGCGAGCACGCCCGAAGGGACCAGCAGGAGCAGGATGAGTGCAACAGGTCGCAACATGACCCCGAAGTGTAGAGGCGTGGGTGCTCGCCTCAAGAAAACGTCCGGCGGATGGGAGAGGATGCCTCACCCGTGACGTCACCTTCGCGCCCTGCCATCCCCACGACCTTCATCACCGCCCTGCGCGAGCTGGAGCCCCGTCCCTCCGCGATGCTCACCCTCCGGTTGGTGGAGGGCCGCTCGCGGGAAGCCTGCGCGACGCACTACGGCATCCCCGCCCAAGCCTTCTCCGTGCTGCTGCTGAGGGCCGCCATCGCCCTGGCCCTGCACCGGGACGCCCCCGCCCGCGAGCCCGTCAGTGAGGACGAGGAAGCCGCCTGGGCACGGATGCTCGCGGACGCGCTCGAGCGCCAGGACGCGAAGTTCCCCGCCGCGCTGGCTCCGGTGGTGGAGACATGCCGAGAGCTCCAGACGCTGGCGCCCCAGGTCGCCACGGGCTTGGAAACGGCGGAGCGGGAGGCCCGCGCGTCGCCCCAGCGCCGCCGCGAGGAGTGGCTGCGGCGGCTCGCGGTGGCGGTGCTGCTGGCGATGACGGCCTGGCTGTACCTGTCGAAGCCCTGAGGCCCTTCGGCGCCCCGCCAACGTCCACCGGTGCACACCACGCCAGCCCAGCCCTGAGGGAACGACACCGCGGTCCGACGCCGCTGGACGCCAGGGTTCGCGGACACGTAAGGGACACGACCATGCGCGCCCTTCCACGGATGTTGCTGGCCTGCGTGCTGCTCACGGCCTGTGCGAAGCAGGTGGACGCCCGCGTCGCGGGCAACGACGACGCGGCCATCGACTCGCTGTCCCTGCGGCTCGAGGAGCTTCGGACGCGCGACGCCCTGGGCGACGCGACGTGCGCGGACCGGTGTTCGGTGGGAACGCAGACTTGCGAGCTGGCGGAGTCGCTGTGCGCGCTCGTGGAGCGCCATCCTGACCGGGACGACCTGCCGCCCCGCTGTGCCCAGGGACAGGAGCAATGCGCCACTGCCCGGAATGTCTGCGCGCGGTGCGAGCCCTGAGCGGCACGGCCCGGGTGCACAGAAGCAGGCTCCGTGTTTAGACTGCGACGGTTCCCGCTGTCCTGAACGAGGTCCTCCCGTCATGTCTCCCCGCTCTGCCCTGCTCCTGGTCGCCTCGTGGCTCGTCTTTCCTGGGCAGGCCCTTGCCGCCGACAGCACGGAGCTGACTCCGGAGAAGGTGGCGAAAATCCGCCGCGACGAGGCCCAGGCCCTGGCCGAGGTCAACGCGGAGTACGGCAACCGCAAGTCGTCGGAGATGAGCACCGCGGAGCGCCGGGAGGCCATCGACAAGCAGAAGGCCGCCTCGGCGTCGGTGCTGGAGAAGCACGGCGTGTCGGGCAAGGACTTCGCGCGTTACGAGGCGCGCATGTCGCCGGAGGACAACGCCCGCGCGAAGGCGGAGGACCAGCGGCTGGCGGAGGCCGCCAAGGCCGCGAAGCAGCCCGCGCCCGCGGCCGCCCCGGAAGAGGTCCACGTCCAGCAGGGCTTCAGCGACCAGGACCCGGTGGAGCTGGAGGCCATGGAGGGCGCGGAGCCATCCATCGACGTCGGCGTACCGAAGGACGCCGAACTGCCGCAGTAGGCCTCTTCTGAACGACCGACGCGCGATGGCGAACCCCCACCGCGCACGCGGCTCAGCCCTTGCGGTAGCCGTAGCGCGGGGCGCGCTCCTGCCACACGCCGTCATACGGGCAGGTGCAGTCCGTCTCCTCGGGTTCCGGATACGTGAAGCGCTCGCCCTTGTAGTTGCGGAACACCGTCTCCTGCGCGCCGTACTCGACGGCGTAATCGGGCTGGAGCGTCACCTTCCCACCGCCTCCCGGCAGGTCCACCGCGAGGTGCGGCACGGCGAGGCCAGTGGTGTAGCCCCGGAGCTGCTGGATGATTTCCAGCCCCTTGGCGATGGGCGTGCGCAGGTGCTCGCAGCCCTCGGCGACGTCCATCTGGTGCAGGTAGTACGGCCGCACGCGGCTGCGCAGCAGCAGGTGCGACAGCTCCTTGATGATGCGCGCGTCGGAGTTGAGCTGCCGCATCAGCACGGCCTGGTTCTCCACCGGCACGCCGTGGTCCACCAGCCGCTCACAGGCCTCGCGCGCCTCGGGCGTCACTTCCTTCGGATGATTGAAGTGCGTGACGACGAAGACGGGCGCGTAGCGCCGGAGCGTCTTCGCCAGGGCGTCGGTGACGCGCATGGGCAGACACACGGGGACCCGCGTGCCGATGCGAATCATCTCGACGTGGGGAATCTCGCTGAGCGGCGCGAGCAACTCCTCCAGCCGAGAGTCACTGAGCATGAACGGGTCCCCGCCGGAGATGAGGACGTCGCGCACCTCGGGATGGCGCCGGACATAGTCCACGCCCCGGCGGAGCTGTTCCTTGGAGAGCTCCGCCACCCCGCCCTGCGTGATGCGCCGCCGCGTGCAGTGACGGCAATAGACGGAGCACGTATCCAGCGCGAGGAAGAGCACCCGGTCCGGATACTTGTGGACGATGCACTCCTCCGGGCGCGTCTTGTCCTCACCCAGCGGATCCGCGAGCTCGCCCGGACGGACGCGCGCCTCGGCCCTCACCGGGATGGACTGCATGCGCACCGGGCAGAACGGATGCTCCGGGTCGATGAGGGACAGGTAGTACGGACTGATGCCGATGCGGAACAACGCGGACGTTTCCTGCACGCCCGCGCGCTCGTTGGAGGTCAGCGGCACGTACCGCTCCAACTGCTCCAGTCCTCGCACCGCATGCCGCTGCTGCCAACGCCAGTCCGCCCACTCCGCGTCCGTGGCGTTGGGAAACAGCCGTTTGCGCCCTTCGGCGCTGAGCGACGCGCGAGCGGCCGCCGGCTCCGGCGGGAGACCCGCCGGAAGCACTGAGGTATCCATTACGCCGCCTTCTGCTGCTCCCGCCACCAGGCCTGACCCGCCTCGGACAGCTGGTCGATGGGGTCGAAGTATTCGTACTTCCGGCTGAGCGCGTCCGCATCGTTCATTTCGATGCCGGTCCGATAGTTCTTGGTCCAGTACGAGATGCCGCGCTCGCGGTCATACTCCGCCACCTGGTGCACCCAGCGCTTCCCGACGAAGGGCACGTCACAGACGATGCGCGGCGTGGCGAAGCCCGGCATGTAGCCCATGATGTCGTGCTGCAGCTGCTGCGCCTGAGCCACCGACAGCCGCCAATGCTCGCTGTTGGGGATCATGTCGCACATGTAGAAGTAGTACGGCAGGATCTTCGCGTGGTCGAGCAGCGTGAAGCACAGGTCCAGCAGCGCCTGCGGGCTGTCATTCACACCGCGCAGCAGCACGCCCTGGTTGCGCACGTCACGGAAGCCCATGTCCAGCAGCTTGCGCACGGCCTTGCCCACCAGCGGGGTGAGCTGCTGCGCGTGATTGACGTGCGTGTGCAGCGCCAGGTCCACGCCGCGCTCGACGGCCTTCTTCGCCAGCCGGTCCAGCCCCTGGAGGACGGAGTCCTGGAGGAAGTGCTGCGGGATGGCCATCAGCCCCTTGCTGGCCAGGCGGATGTCCCGGATGTTCGGGATGTCCATCAGCGAGCTGACGAACGGCTCGAGCTGCTGGATGGGCAGGTTCGCGATGTCGCCACCCGACACCACCACGTCGCGCACCGTCGGCGTGCGACGCAGATAGTCGAGCATCTGCGCGTAGCGGTCCTTGGGCCCGATGCCAAACTTGTGTTTGCTGACCTGCGGCACGTCATTGCCCACCAGGTCCATGCGCGTGCAGTGACCACAGTACTGCGGGCAGGTCGGCAGCATCTCCGCCAGAACCTTGGTGGGATACCGGTGCGTCAAGCCCTCCACCACCCACATGTCCTGCTCGTGAAGGCTGTCACGGCTGGCCTTGGGATGGTTGGTCCACTCCGTGAGGCGGTCCGCGTAGGCCGGGAGCATGTAACGACGCACCGGGTCACACCACAGGTCCTCAAGGTTCATGGTGTTGAGCATCTGCGGAGGCACGAGCAGCGACATGGTCGCCCGCTCGCGCTGGTCGCGCTCCATGCTCTCAGCCAGGTCATCCGGGAGCAGAGCCCCCAGCGTTGCCTTGAGTTCCTTGAGGTTCT includes:
- the secF gene encoding protein translocase subunit SecF, translating into MQIFKNKTNIDFISKRKPALFLSTVLNLAIIVGIAAFGFNFGVDFAGGTVVEVKFDHPITAEEVRERADKGGLPDVSVQNIGAAEENTFLLRMGGVTQLNEESGAKGKEALEALGGVRNVYSDLPNGIIRFRAAQPMDSDTVKKAVESAGIGVQEVRDLGEAQGGTGYDYQVVASGMADRVFAALNAGLEKPDFEQRRVDYVGPQVGKQLRNRGIMALLYSMVAILIYVAFRFDFKFGPGALVAMVHDVIMVAGYYLVSRREFNLTAIAALLTVVGYSVNDTIVIYDRIREDMAKFKGKPFAEVINIAINDTLGRTILTSGTTALSLIGLLIFGVGEIFDFAMAMLVGIVVGVYSTIYIASPLTIWLDERAAAKEARLRASGNVDHQQPNAA
- the secD gene encoding protein translocase subunit SecD, giving the protein MDRGWWWKFGLIVAVTLGSIWFLIPTYYSLVVLDRDQRNNLAVLEERMPSWAPPAKYRLNLGLDLQGGIHMVMRVDTKTALQKRTERRAQQIVNYVNDKKLGEVAADTDPEKLEVTLTAKDPGTMDAIQKEVLATFTDFKEVSRSGASLTLVQDESQANVFRTEAVDQAMLVIRRRIDKWGVAEVDVRKLGADSIQISLPGRSNPEQAKELVGTTAQLEFRMVDDSNPQFFAQLLQATPPPAGSDITLTTEGGFPQLQAPTREAITEYTKDKVPENRVVLTECIANPVKKNECTSYRSYLLDKNVPLTGESLASADANISQLNEPEVNISFDPAGAREFERLTEQGVGRRMAIVLDENVQTAPNINEKISGGSARITMGRMGGRTFEEWLGEAQTLALVLKAGALPAPVTVGEIRQVGASLGDELIRKGGLAAVLGLGLVILFMALYYKASGLIADLALVLNGLLILAGLAFFNATLTLPGIAGFVLTLGVAVDANVLINERIREELGHGKSARAAVDQGYDRAFWTIFDSHVTALISAFILFFTGTGPVRGFATTLIIGLLASLFTSITVTRVIMTYFVHGRNAKVVSV
- the yajC gene encoding preprotein translocase subunit YajC: MAESFLILAQAGGGNPLGTLGFLVILVGIMYFVMIRPQQKQLKEHRALLSALKKGDEVVTSGGILGKIHLVDERTVTLEVSSGVRIRVLKTAISAKGAVAEGTPAAPATAAGEKKEEK
- the tgt gene encoding tRNA guanosine(34) transglycosylase Tgt, which gives rise to MGEQQEAKQSGGKGDTRVEPGMVRFELLHEDASGTKARRGRLHTPHGPVETPIFMPVGTVGSVKGVGPDDLLTLDAQIILGNTYHLMLRPGEALVGEMGGLHRFVSWNRPMLTDSGGFQVFSLSEKRKITEEGAAFQSHLDGARHFLTPERSIDIQETLGADVIMAFDECPPSTENRAYLEASLARTTRWLHRCVKAWSRERSSLFGIVQGGLHEDLRKRHAEEVCAVDLPGYALGGYSVGEAPEAMHDGVAYSAPLLPRDKPRYLMGVGTPVDLVTCVEHGVDMFDCVLPTRCARNGLLFTSEGKVVIRNAAYARDNRPVDPACSCYTCRNFSRAYLRHLFAAQELLAMRLNTIHNLHYFLGLMAEVRRAVAEDRFATFAREFRARAKAQEAERTRGR
- the queA gene encoding tRNA preQ1(34) S-adenosylmethionine ribosyltransferase-isomerase QueA, which produces MSSRLSDYDFALPESQIAQAPLAERDASRLMTISRSSGTWSHRRFADLQELLRPGDLLVLNDARVIPARLLGQKAGTGGRVELLVVRPAAQNTLTSAALRAAPESLDWVCLGQASKGLKPGQRVTFASGLEAEIQEALGGGEYRVRFHAPPGASLAALLDAAGRLPLPPYITREPDAADAERYQTVYARASGAVAAPTAGLHFTQESLAALDARGVHRALVTLDVGPGTFLPVREDDLDKHHMHPERYTVPEATAKAINAARAEGRRVVAVGTTVVRTLESATDPETGRLRAGPGETTLFIRPGFAFRQVDLLLTNFHLPRSTLVVLVSALLGRERTLEAYAEAVRAGYRFFSYGDAMLVSE
- a CDS encoding SpoIID/LytB domain-containing protein; protein product: MLRPVALILLLLVPSGVLAVETLRIAIEDAGSEVRISGRGLASGPDSEEATFAPIASGQANVRRKGSRIEVNGTPVEGDSVRFRAGMSEASAAPGTEPLKAGAAQVRGDVVVRLHRSGLQLINVIPLEDYLAAVLGSEMPVSFPPEALKAQAVAARTYALQKKLDAYSNAFHLGSSVLHQVYGGVNREDPRTKAAVEATRGQVLTYELAPIEAYFHASCGGRTESGLDALQRDLPYLQPVDCPCGRLPASRWTATLSDADIKAALRHPAQGLKVAARTRTRRVTRVTLADGASMDGVELRRKLGYTRLKSLDFEVERTERGYVFTGRGYGHGAGLCQWGAKALADKGREYREILSHYYPGAELQQLY
- a CDS encoding KamA family radical SAM protein, yielding MDTSVLPAGLPPEPAAARASLSAEGRKRLFPNATDAEWADWRWQQRHAVRGLEQLERYVPLTSNERAGVQETSALFRIGISPYYLSLIDPEHPFCPVRMQSIPVRAEARVRPGELADPLGEDKTRPEECIVHKYPDRVLFLALDTCSVYCRHCTRRRITQGGVAELSKEQLRRGVDYVRRHPEVRDVLISGGDPFMLSDSRLEELLAPLSEIPHVEMIRIGTRVPVCLPMRVTDALAKTLRRYAPVFVVTHFNHPKEVTPEAREACERLVDHGVPVENQAVLMRQLNSDARIIKELSHLLLRSRVRPYYLHQMDVAEGCEHLRTPIAKGLEIIQQLRGYTTGLAVPHLAVDLPGGGGKVTLQPDYAVEYGAQETVFRNYKGERFTYPEPEETDCTCPYDGVWQERAPRYGYRKG